A window of Brevibacterium ihuae contains these coding sequences:
- a CDS encoding C39 family peptidase, whose translation MTVTHVRGRIRAEDHGVHRWEAPSVHVAAFSEAIPTWTARTPAGTSIEVRIRVGRSSGTGRAGGVAAPGSSGAAPTGEKESDTPATGQKNSETLPAGQEGSGISSSGPAVDDGATPSADAGRGTGGASAAGWSDRAVVARWSTDPEFRSTTVPGQAVHGITVEADTVRVDASALGGAADVFEVEALLHPGPSGELPVLERISVLTRGPAPRRADIVPSAPGGIDIELLLPPISQRRQGELPGYGGGDVWCSPTSLTMLLDFLDHRGGRADPVVPGTPATVDAPSRGADGTGCAGTSGTARSGDRGCPGDDAASSVAGRVEDDGPLTEGASPAVRTALRGVWDAAYDGAGNWAFNTAWAAALGFDAFLDTLPDLRAGEELLAAGEPFIASVMFDAEELPEAGYETGGHLLVVSGLTADGDVRVHDPAARTPEDVRRIYPRAAFERAWLSHEGSGGLIYRVRWPR comes from the coding sequence ATGACGGTGACGCACGTGCGCGGACGGATCCGCGCAGAGGACCACGGCGTGCATCGGTGGGAGGCCCCATCGGTGCACGTCGCCGCATTCAGCGAGGCGATCCCCACGTGGACCGCCCGCACCCCGGCCGGGACCTCGATCGAGGTGCGGATCCGGGTCGGCCGGAGCAGCGGTACCGGTCGCGCCGGCGGTGTCGCTGCCCCGGGAAGCTCCGGCGCTGCACCGACGGGGGAGAAGGAGTCCGACACCCCTGCGACCGGGCAGAAGAACTCCGAAACCCTTCCGGCTGGGCAGGAAGGTTCCGGCATCTCTTCGTCCGGGCCCGCCGTGGACGACGGTGCGACCCCGAGCGCAGATGCGGGCAGGGGTACCGGCGGCGCGTCGGCCGCAGGATGGTCGGACCGGGCGGTGGTCGCCCGCTGGTCGACCGATCCGGAATTCCGGTCGACCACAGTGCCCGGGCAGGCGGTGCACGGGATCACGGTCGAGGCGGACACCGTGCGGGTCGACGCCTCGGCGCTCGGCGGAGCGGCGGACGTGTTCGAGGTCGAAGCGCTCCTCCATCCCGGGCCATCGGGGGAGCTCCCCGTGCTCGAACGGATCTCCGTCCTCACCCGAGGTCCGGCGCCCCGACGGGCGGACATCGTCCCCTCGGCTCCGGGTGGCATCGACATCGAGCTGCTCCTGCCGCCGATCTCCCAACGCCGGCAGGGCGAGCTGCCCGGCTACGGCGGGGGAGACGTGTGGTGTTCGCCGACCTCGCTCACGATGCTCCTCGACTTCCTCGACCATCGTGGTGGACGCGCGGATCCGGTGGTGCCGGGGACTCCGGCGACGGTCGACGCCCCGTCGAGAGGTGCGGACGGGACGGGGTGTGCGGGCACCTCGGGCACGGCTCGATCCGGTGACCGGGGCTGCCCGGGTGACGACGCGGCGTCCTCCGTCGCTGGGCGGGTCGAGGACGACGGCCCGCTCACCGAGGGCGCCTCGCCCGCGGTTCGCACCGCCCTGCGCGGGGTCTGGGACGCGGCCTATGACGGCGCCGGGAACTGGGCCTTCAACACCGCGTGGGCGGCCGCCCTCGGATTCGATGCCTTCCTCGACACGCTTCCGGACCTCCGCGCGGGGGAGGAGCTCCTCGCCGCCGGGGAGCCGTTCATCGCCTCGGTGATGTTCGACGCGGAGGAACTGCCCGAGGCCGGCTACGAGACGGGAGGCCACCTCCTCGTCGTCTCCGGCCTCACCGCCGACGGCGACGTCCGCGTCCACGACCCCGCGGCCAGGACTCCGGAGGACGTCCGCCGGATCTACCCGCGCGCCGCCTTCGAGCGAGCCTGGCTGTCCCACGAGGGCAGCGGCGGGCTGATCTACCGGGTCCGCTGGCCACGCTGA
- a CDS encoding helix-turn-helix transcriptional regulator, translating into MPELDVGEVTLKDRRKHAGLTQAQLAGLVEVSRQTIIAIERGDYSPSVYLALRIARSLDTTVEELFPLD; encoded by the coding sequence ATGCCCGAGCTCGACGTCGGCGAGGTCACCCTCAAGGACCGCCGCAAGCACGCCGGACTCACCCAGGCACAGCTCGCCGGGCTCGTCGAGGTTTCCCGCCAGACGATCATCGCGATCGAGCGCGGCGATTACTCACCGAGCGTCTACCTGGCCCTGCGGATCGCCCGCAGCCTCGATACCACCGTCGAGGAGCTGTTCCCCCTCGACTGA
- the ilvD gene encoding dihydroxy-acid dehydratase — MSEQTDVKPGVDIKPRSRDVTDGLEKAAARGMLRAVGMDDGDWVKPQIGVASSWNEITPCNLTLEKLAGFAKEGVHNAGGYPLEFGTISVSDGISMGHEGMHYSLVSREIITDSVETVMNAERLDGSVLLAGCDKSIPGMLMAAARLGLSSVFLYNGSIMPGTAKLSDGTEKEVTLIDAFEAVGACRAGKMTEADVDAIERAVCPGEGACGGMYTANTMASAAEAMGMSLPGSAAPPAIHRNRTLFARQSGEAVVNLLKQGITARDIITRDSLLNAIAVVMAFGGSTNAVLHLMAIAHEAEVELTLEDFNRVGDRVPHLGNVKPFGDYVMNDVFKIGGVPVVMKALLDAGLLNGDCLTVTGKTVAENLASINPPDPDGKILRALDNPIHATGGLTVLHGSLAPEGAVVKSAGFDADVFEGTARVFDQEQPAMDAVLGGELKPGDVVVIRYEGPKGGPGMREMLAITGAIKGAGIGKDVLLITDGRFSGGSTGLCIGHVAPEAVDGGPIALVEDGDRIRVDIAARTIELDVAEDVLAERRKSWTVPENHRLTGTLGKYAKLVGSASSGAVTTD, encoded by the coding sequence ATGAGCGAACAAACGGATGTCAAGCCCGGTGTCGATATCAAACCCCGGTCCCGCGATGTGACCGACGGACTCGAGAAGGCGGCCGCGCGCGGAATGCTCCGCGCGGTCGGCATGGACGACGGCGACTGGGTCAAGCCGCAGATCGGCGTCGCCTCGTCGTGGAACGAGATCACGCCGTGCAACCTCACGCTCGAGAAGCTCGCCGGCTTCGCCAAGGAGGGCGTGCACAACGCCGGCGGCTACCCCCTCGAGTTCGGGACGATCTCGGTGTCCGACGGCATCTCGATGGGACACGAGGGCATGCACTACTCGCTCGTCTCGCGCGAGATCATCACCGACTCCGTGGAGACCGTGATGAACGCCGAGCGGCTCGACGGCTCCGTGCTCCTCGCCGGCTGCGACAAGTCGATCCCCGGCATGCTCATGGCCGCCGCGCGCCTCGGCCTGTCGAGCGTGTTCCTCTACAACGGCTCGATCATGCCCGGCACCGCGAAGCTCTCCGACGGCACGGAGAAGGAGGTCACGCTCATCGACGCCTTCGAGGCGGTCGGCGCCTGCCGCGCCGGCAAGATGACCGAGGCCGACGTCGACGCGATCGAGCGCGCTGTGTGCCCGGGCGAGGGCGCCTGCGGCGGCATGTACACCGCGAACACCATGGCCTCGGCCGCCGAGGCGATGGGCATGTCCCTGCCGGGCTCGGCCGCGCCCCCGGCGATCCACCGCAACCGCACGCTCTTCGCCCGCCAGTCCGGCGAGGCCGTGGTCAACCTCCTCAAGCAGGGCATCACCGCCCGCGACATCATCACCCGCGACTCGCTCCTCAACGCGATCGCCGTCGTCATGGCGTTCGGCGGCTCGACGAACGCCGTCCTCCACCTCATGGCGATCGCCCACGAGGCCGAGGTTGAGCTCACCCTCGAGGACTTCAACCGGGTGGGCGACCGGGTCCCGCACCTCGGCAACGTCAAGCCGTTCGGCGACTACGTGATGAACGACGTGTTCAAGATCGGCGGCGTGCCGGTGGTGATGAAGGCGCTCCTCGACGCCGGTCTGCTCAACGGCGACTGCCTCACCGTGACGGGCAAGACCGTCGCGGAGAACCTCGCGTCGATCAACCCGCCGGACCCCGATGGCAAGATCCTCCGCGCGCTCGACAACCCGATCCACGCCACCGGCGGGCTCACCGTGCTCCACGGCTCGCTCGCCCCGGAGGGTGCGGTCGTCAAGTCCGCCGGCTTCGACGCCGATGTCTTCGAGGGCACGGCGCGGGTGTTCGACCAGGAGCAGCCGGCGATGGACGCGGTGCTCGGCGGGGAGCTCAAGCCCGGCGACGTCGTCGTCATCCGCTACGAAGGTCCCAAGGGCGGCCCCGGCATGCGCGAGATGCTCGCGATCACCGGCGCGATCAAGGGCGCCGGCATCGGCAAGGACGTCCTCCTCATCACCGACGGCCGGTTCTCCGGCGGCTCCACGGGTCTGTGCATCGGCCACGTCGCCCCCGAGGCGGTCGACGGCGGGCCGATCGCTCTCGTCGAGGACGGCGACCGGATCCGGGTCGACATCGCCGCCCGGACGATCGAGCTCGACGTCGCGGAGGACGTGCTCGCCGAGCGGCGGAAGTCGTGGACCGTGCCGGAGAACCACCGCCTCACCGGCACCCTCGGCAAGTACGCGAAGCTCGTCGGCTCGGCGTCCTCCGGCGCGGTGACGACGGACTGA